GAAACGCACATGAGATTTGTGTCGGCGGTGTGAAAACGGTCCTCCTTCCCTTTAACGGGTCGCCGGGAAGCGGAGGTGGTGCGCTCCTCGGCTTTGGAGaagtgttggggggggggggtactgcTGGTGTCAGTGTCACATCCAGGTCCAGTTCGGTCTGACGGGGCCATGAGGACTCTGCCTGCAGGTGGATGCGGTCTTTATTCCGTGCTGCACATTTCTGAATTCTGCTCAATTTTCAAGGGCGCaaatcaaatctgtttttttttttttttttaacccctccGACGAAtggttcattttttaaaaatacatattcatAAACACATTTACCGTAGAGATTCCGTGTCGGTGCAGTCAAAAGACAAGCTGAAGGAAACATGACGGACGCTGCGCCTCAGAATAAGAAGCAGCCTTTTGTTATTGGGGACGCTCGGCCGGCGGTGACGATGTGATCGAACTGCTTTCTCGCCCCGCTGCCACCCAACAGAGCCGCTTCATGATGCCCAGGGCTCTGCGGAGGCTGATCCATTTGGCGCTGTTCTGCCCTCTGTCTAAAGGCCTGCAGGTATGCATGGACAGCATGTTgtcagtctgctgtgtgtgtctcgcTGTTGCATGCACATGTCAAAAGCACCAGGACAATATCTGCCTCGATGGCCTCGCTGAGCGAGTCTCTGACGAATGAAGGAATTGAAGTGTGCTGTTGGTGTTATCGTAAGGTCAAGCCATCAGctggtcatttcatttttctggaGGCCTCAGGTGGGAAACAGAATCATCGCTTTTTCTTGGCCTACTGCACATTACAGGgacaaatatttccatttttttcactTGGTGCTATCTTTGATCGTTTTTTTTAGCTCACTGAGTCATTTCGCCTGTCAGGGTCCTAAAAGtgtaatgttttttaatgagctGTCATGTCCTCTCTTTGTACTATGGTTTCATTTTGTCCCCCCACCTCCCAAAGAGTCGTCTCCCTGCCATCAAAGTGAAGTACCTTCTCCTGGCATGGCTGGGCATCCTCATCGCCAGCTGGGTCCTCTACATGCAGTATGCCTCTTACGCTGAACTCTGCCGTGGGCATGTCTGCCATATGGTCATTGTAAGTACAGTTTCTTAAACACGCTGCCACTCATAATTTCCTCTGCACAGTGCTGACAAGACAGGAACTGTGTCAGGATGCTACAGGAAGGCCAGCGGGCTGGAAATGTTAGATTACGTATGTTTGTTTGAGTGTGCATCAGCCCCCAGTGGTGCTCACTTGGGTTCACTGAGTTGAATGGCTCATTAGTGGCAGTTTAATTCACAATAGGATCCGGTTTCAGTCTCGTATCATTTCAGACATGCTTCACGTAGCCCAGTTACGTGAGGGGTCTGCTTGTGTTGGCCTCGCCCACTGCACGGCCTCATCTGCTGGGTAAAAATACAGCCCGTAGCCTAACGACTTTCCTGCTGTGCCCAgctgtttttagcattttccaGCTGCACCAAACAGGCTCCGGCGTGCAACGAGACACTGACGGACTTGTTGGCAATTAGCAGGATCAAACTAATCAGACACTAATTGATGCACAGTGGAAGATCAATGATGTGACCtcatgaggacacacacacaaatcagcaTGACAGTTCACGTTCCTATGTGCATGGAGGCAAATTAGAACATTTGCGTGCACCTCAATTCAAGACAGTGTCGAATAGTGTGAGCAACTGTAAACGCAGGCCAATAAAATACAGCTTACATTCATCTGTGTGCTAATGAGGCGGGACTTTTGTTGCATGCACAGGCGAGATTGATTAGCCTCTTGCTGCTTTGTAATTTCGTGACGTGTCAATACGCAAGTTCTGAGTTTTGGGGGAGGAGCATTGTGGGGGTATGTCGCTGCACCGCTACTTTAGTGTGAAGGGCATGTTTTTTTGTGCCAGCCTGCAGTGCATTTTGTTGGACAGAGCGATGGTGTCCATATGCTATTCCATACTGCACTGAGGTGCATTGACCACACCGAGCGACCTGCGTGAGTCAGAACAATGCTGTCATGTGAATCCATCGGTGGAAGTTGATCACACATCCATGAACCATCTGAAAGGATCCACTGCAGGTTTTTCAAAATGCTTCTCCTTGGCATCAGTCAGTTGAGGACACTGATATCAGAGCTCCTAGATAATGTGTTAAACTGTGAGCTATGCAGGTGCTGCTGGCCGGGTGGTACTTCTGGATTGAGCCAGATTAGTTGGTTTCACGGATTTCAAGTATGTGCTAAAATAACCATTAGATAACACACTAACACGCTTTACTGTGACGACAATCGAGTGATACCAAACTTTCTGCAACAAGGAATTCAGCTGTATTTCCACAGTAACCACAATAAAGCTTTAGAGTCACGGCTGAAGATGACGTATGGACTAGGGTTTGCTGGTTTTCACGCTCTCCTCTCAGTAAACCTTACTTCCTCTCTCTCCGCCTTCCTTCCAGTCTGTTATTGTGACCTCCTGACATTGACTTGCTCACTCAATCACTGATATTCTAATTAAAAGGATTTCTACAAAAGCAAAAGTGCTCAAAAACAGCATAAATCCATTTCAAAGGATTAGTGGACTTGACTGCTGCTCATATATTATTAAAGCTGACGGCAAATTAATTGTTATTACTATCCTTGTCTTTTCTCCTGAGTGCATCAATGTATGCCAAATATATGTTTTAAACACTTTACAATCAATAATTGTAAAGTCACATTGTATTAAAATCAGATTGAAGCCTGTTCAAATATGCTGACACAAGCTGGATGTGATTGTTTTTCATGCTAAATCTAGGTTGATTGTACCAATAATACACTAGATCGTTTGTACTGAACAGTGAGATGCTGTgtcaaagaagagaaacaaaatcttttatttgatttgtccCTATTTTTTGAGCCTGCAGAATGGAAACGGTAGAAAACTCTTACTCACCCTGGGGGACATACATTTAAGCAAACTTTAATTTTACCGTCCTTACATTAGCATCAGTAATCTTTAATACTTCCCCAACCGTTCCCCAATTCTCTACAAGGGAAAAAGTGGACATGTTTGCAGAGTTAGTTTCAGATTTGTGTAGCTGCTCCAAGAGCCTGGAACACTGTTCTCCCTGTataatttagtttgtttcctgtttcttttgcAGTGCGATCACTACAGAAGGGGCATAATATCCGGCTCATCCTGCAAGGCATTGTGTGATCAGAGAACTCTTAACCTGCAGCGCTGCATGTCCACTTCCTCTACACATCAGGTGAAAACTGGACGCATGCACATACAGATGCACCTgcataaaagcattttaaaatgtgctctGAACAGTAAAAAGGGGTTAGACATTTTCTCATACAATTATCACCTTTTCATATTTGCAGGTGTACAGTGGACTGTGGAAGGAGAGACCCGTTGTGATCAAGTGCGGTATTGAGGATCCGGTGAAGACTGACGGGGCTCCAGACTCTGTTCTGCGACAGGAAATGACCTTATTTGATAAACCCACCCGTGGAACTTCTATGGATGAATTTAAAGAGATGCTGCATGGCTTCCTgaaggtagtttttttttttttttaacctcagcTATTTCAATCATGTACCACACAAGGACAAGCACCATACAAAGCAGAACCcacaaatgaatgcatttttttaccatatttttaaacatatttaaccAACCAATGTGAACTTCCAACTTGCAGGCTAACCTCGGTGAGCAGCCATCTCTGAACACCTTGGTGGACAGGGTCATTGCTCTGGCTGATGTCAACCAGGATGGGAAAGTGTCTCTAGCGGAGGCCAAGTCAATCTGGGCTCTTCTCCAGATCAATGAGTTCCTCCTGATGGTGGCGCTGCAGGAGAAGGAGCACACTCCCAAGCTGCTGGGCTTTTGTGGAGATTTGTATGTGACAGAGCGTGTGGGCCACAGCTCCCTCTACAGATTAGAGGTGCCTCATTACCTGCAGGCTCTTGTCCCAGAGACCCTGAGCGCCAGTCTGAACCACTGGCTTGCACCAGCTTGGCCCCGCAGAGCTCGCATCACCATCGGCCTGCTGGAATTTGTGGAGGAGGTCTTCCATGGGTCGTATGGGAGTTTCTTAATATGCGATGCCAGTCCTCACCATGTGGGCTACAATTCAAAATATGACTGTAAGATGGCCAACCTGCGCAGTGTAGCATCTGAGGCAGTTGTCCGGGGGTTTTTGAGGGGGCGGCGATGTGAGACCAATGCAGACTGTACTTACGGCCGGGACTGCACGGCCACCTGTGATCGGCTGGTGAAGCAGTGTAATACTGAGGTTGTACAGCCCAATCTAGCCAAAGTGTGTGTACTGTTGCAggattttttgctttttggagcACCTTCAGACTTACGGGGAGATCTAGAAAAGCAACTACGCACCTGTGTGACACTCAGTGGTCTGGCAAGCCAGATGGAGGTGCATCACTCACTAGTACTTAACAACCTAAAGACATTGTTGTGGAAGAAAATTTCCAACACTCAGTACTCTTGAAAGCAGGTTCCGATTGTCAAACCTGCAATTCTAAATAATGAGTGACTTGTAATATGAACATCAGTAGTTTTTCCAGATGAAACTTTGCCAAATGGTTTACAGAGTGGTGGtgattaatatattttcactCTGCGTTGACTGTGAACAACAGGAAGCTGTGAATTAATGAACATATGACATGAAACAGCGCATTCAGCTGGCTTATTCTCTTAAAATTCATACAAGTCCtgttatgcttttcttttccagtgCATTTTGAGAAGCACAGTCATCTGTTTAGACATCTCAGGGCAcggcttcattttatttttgaaaattctgtatattaataattcattttcaaaataaagcaacatACATCCTGGATACTGTGAGGTTCCAAAAAATAGTCTTTTATCTGTCCTGATTATGTCAAACAGTGACAGGGTGTCTTTGTACAACTGTAAATATTAGTGGGATGTTGCTGTTTCTTCTTGTATAAATGAagatgatctgatatcagtgatgcattcaaaCTGAACTGagcagctgaaaatgtaaaCGTCAGTCAGTTGTGATTGAACTTGATTGAATTTctcataaatgaataaagttaAACTGGTTAAATTGATTTTCAGCACACTTTCAGAACCAGAAATATTAGAGGATGTCACAATGGAGGGCAGCACTGTGAATGAAGGCAGAAGTAATTAGAAAAGAGCGTGTCACTGATTCTCTTTTGGTTAAAGTGTCAGACTCTGGGcatgagctgctgcagtcagaCTCTTCTCCAGTGATATGGAGTTTTTGcagatgacatttttttgtcattgagTACTGAACAGACTGAGAGTTTTGACAAAATGATCAGGTCCAAGCCCCAAATCACACCAGGGCTGAAAAATATCTGTGAAAGGATTTGGGaggaagatgttttttttcttgcaaaaaGAGGTTCATCAG
This sequence is a window from Echeneis naucrates chromosome 12, fEcheNa1.1, whole genome shotgun sequence. Protein-coding genes within it:
- the dipk1b gene encoding divergent protein kinase domain 1B encodes the protein MMPRALRRLIHLALFCPLSKGLQSRLPAIKVKYLLLAWLGILIASWVLYMQYASYAELCRGHVCHMVICDHYRRGIISGSSCKALCDQRTLNLQRCMSTSSTHQVYSGLWKERPVVIKCGIEDPVKTDGAPDSVLRQEMTLFDKPTRGTSMDEFKEMLHGFLKANLGEQPSLNTLVDRVIALADVNQDGKVSLAEAKSIWALLQINEFLLMVALQEKEHTPKLLGFCGDLYVTERVGHSSLYRLEVPHYLQALVPETLSASLNHWLAPAWPRRARITIGLLEFVEEVFHGSYGSFLICDASPHHVGYNSKYDCKMANLRSVASEAVVRGFLRGRRCETNADCTYGRDCTATCDRLVKQCNTEVVQPNLAKVCVLLQDFLLFGAPSDLRGDLEKQLRTCVTLSGLASQMEVHHSLVLNNLKTLLWKKISNTQYS